A window of Ciconia boyciana chromosome 27, ASM3463844v1, whole genome shotgun sequence contains these coding sequences:
- the APOF gene encoding apolipoprotein F translates to MPQALLFVLLLLLGLGGRALSLVPPGPEADDRAAARALLVQLAERIPPRALPGHGVSCQDLRPETLPDFTRLPPLPRALARAAMALALTGAACGPQAEAEVLALSRELGPATAAALLRGLARLRGAPASKTLPLLLSLVRPGGSAPARPCAGARAWLPACRRATRRQSRRRREDEDACNPPGEQEAHRVLEWVPGVSAFYNLGTSLYYAFQGCEALASTRALEVAEDLGYAGLAALAASAGGPVALGLQLGLQPGLKAGVRALISYFTSDGDPPPPPTAHSGTVLIV, encoded by the exons ATGCCCCAGGCTCTGCTcttcgtcctcctcctcctcctcggcctGGGGGGCAGAGCCCTCTCCCTCGTCCCCCCCGGGCCGGAGGCCGACGACCGGGCTGCGGCGCGGGCGCTGCtggtgcagctggcagagcgCATCCCCCCGCGGGCCCTGCCGGGGCACGGGGTCTCGTGCCAGGACCTGCGCCCCGAGACCCTGCCTGACTTCACCCGgctcccgccgctgccccgcgccCTGGCCCGCGCCGCCATGGCCCTGGCGCTGACCGGGGCCGCCTGCGGGCCCCAGGCCGAGGCGGAGGTGCTGGCGCTGTCCCGGGAGCTGGGCCCCGCCACGGCCGCGGCGCTGCTGCGGGGGCTGGCGCGGCTGCGGGGTGCCCCGGCCTCCAAGACCCTGCCCCTCCTTCTCAGCCTGGTGCGGCCagggggctctgccccggcaCGGCCCTGC GCCGGGGCCCGTGCCTGGCTGCCTGCGTGCCGCCGTGCCACCCGGCGCCAGTCCCGGCGCCGGCGGGAGGACGAGGATGCCTGTAACCCAccaggggagcaggaggccCACAGGGTGCTGGAGTGGGTGCCGGGCGTCAGCGCCTTCTACAACCTGGGCACCAGTCTCTACTACGCCTTCCAGGGCTGCGAGGCCCTGGCCTCCACGCGGGCCCTGGAGGTTGCCGAGGACCTGGGCTATGCCGGCCTGGCCGCGCTCGCTGCCAGCGCTGGCGGCCCCgtggccctggggctgcagctggggctgcagccggggctCAAGGCCGGGGTGCGGGCGCTCATCAGCTACTTCACCTCAGACGGGGaccccccaccgccccccacCGCCCACAGCGGCACCGTCCTCATCGTCTGA
- the IL23A gene encoding interleukin-23 subunit alpha isoform X1, with product MATLRRLCLCLCLPLLLPPPAAPAPAPAPAPRTDWAACRSLSRELSRLVATLKEPHRALEELNLSEEDPKNWPPRIRCSDACDPSTLDTNNTRCLQRILQGLQHYRDLLGSDIFTARRLPRLEAALDQLLGLVQQEHGRPSQHPMAPSEAWAHPLLQRLALQRLQSFTAVMSRVFTHSASPR from the exons ATGGCCACGCTCCGCcgcctctgcctctgcctctgcctcccgctgctgctgccgccgcccgcggccccggccccggccccggccccggccccgcgcacCGACTGGGCCGCCTGCAGGAGCCTCTCCCGGGAGCTGTCGCGGCTGGTGGCGACCCTCAAGGAGCCGCACCGGGCCCTG gaggagctgaacCTGAGCGAGGAGGACCCCAAGAACTGGCCCCCCCGGATCCGCTGCAGCGATGCCTGCGACCCCTCCACGCTGGACACCAACAACACG cgctgcctgcagcgcatcctccaggggctgcagcactACCGGGACCTGCTGGGCTCCGACATCTTCACCGCTCGCCGCCTGCCCCGGCTGGAGGCTGCGCTGGACCAGCTGCTGGGCCTCGTCCag CAGGAGCACGGCCgcccctcccagcaccccatggCCCCCAGTGAGGCCTGGGCCCACCCGCTGCTGCAGCGCCTGGCGCTCCAACGGCTCCAGTCCTTCACCGCCGTCATGAGCCGCGTCTTCACCCACAGCGCCAGCCCCCGCTGa
- the IL23A gene encoding interleukin-23 subunit alpha isoform X3 — MATLRRLCLCLCLPLLLPPPAAPAPAPAPAPRTDWAACRSLSRELSRLVATLKEPHRALEELNLSEEDPKNWPPRIRCSDACDPSTLDTNNTRCLQRILQGLQHYRDLLGSDIFTARRLPRLEAALDQLLGLVQEHGRPSQHPMAPSEAWAHPLLQRLALQRLQSFTAVMSRVFTHSASPR; from the exons ATGGCCACGCTCCGCcgcctctgcctctgcctctgcctcccgctgctgctgccgccgcccgcggccccggccccggccccggccccggccccgcgcacCGACTGGGCCGCCTGCAGGAGCCTCTCCCGGGAGCTGTCGCGGCTGGTGGCGACCCTCAAGGAGCCGCACCGGGCCCTG gaggagctgaacCTGAGCGAGGAGGACCCCAAGAACTGGCCCCCCCGGATCCGCTGCAGCGATGCCTGCGACCCCTCCACGCTGGACACCAACAACACG cgctgcctgcagcgcatcctccaggggctgcagcactACCGGGACCTGCTGGGCTCCGACATCTTCACCGCTCGCCGCCTGCCCCGGCTGGAGGCTGCGCTGGACCAGCTGCTGGGCCTCGTCCag GAGCACGGCCgcccctcccagcaccccatggCCCCCAGTGAGGCCTGGGCCCACCCGCTGCTGCAGCGCCTGGCGCTCCAACGGCTCCAGTCCTTCACCGCCGTCATGAGCCGCGTCTTCACCCACAGCGCCAGCCCCCGCTGa
- the IL23A gene encoding interleukin-23 subunit alpha isoform X2, with product MATLRRLCLCLCLPLLLPPPAAPAPAPAPAPRTDWAACRSLSRELSRLVATLKEPHRALELNLSEEDPKNWPPRIRCSDACDPSTLDTNNTRCLQRILQGLQHYRDLLGSDIFTARRLPRLEAALDQLLGLVQQEHGRPSQHPMAPSEAWAHPLLQRLALQRLQSFTAVMSRVFTHSASPR from the exons ATGGCCACGCTCCGCcgcctctgcctctgcctctgcctcccgctgctgctgccgccgcccgcggccccggccccggccccggccccggccccgcgcacCGACTGGGCCGCCTGCAGGAGCCTCTCCCGGGAGCTGTCGCGGCTGGTGGCGACCCTCAAGGAGCCGCACCGGGCCCTG gagctgaacCTGAGCGAGGAGGACCCCAAGAACTGGCCCCCCCGGATCCGCTGCAGCGATGCCTGCGACCCCTCCACGCTGGACACCAACAACACG cgctgcctgcagcgcatcctccaggggctgcagcactACCGGGACCTGCTGGGCTCCGACATCTTCACCGCTCGCCGCCTGCCCCGGCTGGAGGCTGCGCTGGACCAGCTGCTGGGCCTCGTCCag CAGGAGCACGGCCgcccctcccagcaccccatggCCCCCAGTGAGGCCTGGGCCCACCCGCTGCTGCAGCGCCTGGCGCTCCAACGGCTCCAGTCCTTCACCGCCGTCATGAGCCGCGTCTTCACCCACAGCGCCAGCCCCCGCTGa
- the STAT2 gene encoding signal transducer and activator of transcription 2 isoform X1 has protein sequence MAQWQEVQSLANTYLEQVHQLYAGAALPMAVRQCLAAWIEDQNWRQAAEPLSSQARMLFHSLLALLGERLGSPGLGDEDFMLKHNLRKARRDLQAEFEECPEKFANLVANLLQEEQRILRLGQAGEQGGAARAPNAPPESDREQQIQRRLAEFHAALQEAERAFRHLEDLQDAFDFCFKVHYLPGEGRTSDPQYAQQVQALQAKLQILDRQRREVLAQMQQLLGRSETLRDFLLQELGAWQERQQRACLGAPADTCLRPLETWFTELGQGLFQLLQLLRALGDLRQKVTYERDPLKAETPLLERRLQELLTFLLQRAFVVEQQPSMPNACKRPLVLRTASKFSARARLLIRLHDRNHRMEAKIHIDRDPPKIKGFRKFNILTSSSKTLLAGDNPQDGLVCDFQYLTLKEQKDSRSGKGSKGAGEGPLAVTEELHLITFTLAYAYCGLQLELETSTLPFVIISNNNQLSSAWASILWFNMLSDDPKDQQFFSTPPPAPWPRLAEVLSWQFVSVAERALSREHLLMLAEKLFGSKPSPDSTLAWPKFSKDGASGFSFWAWLDGILGLLQEHLKQLWKDGLILGFVSRKQEKKLLKGKRTGTFLIRFSESILGGVTCTWVEHPESGPPAFRAVVPYTTAELASLALPDIIRDYQLLVEENIPENPLQFLYPDTPRDEAFGPYYSQRQEGNLTEQKKYLNRRLIRVSSRQANELWQTEEELVATTENLETLQLQPSGLGTQRPGGMAPLQPGGSGTLQVTSGNLGMLQVMAGSPGTLQAGSPGPLQPSSPGMLQPGGSRTLQPGPQGLEPPQPLQVGSGVSGMLQPGIGDLEPQLVLQLVPEGQGTLQVGAGGVGTLQVLPTGVGVLQHVGPEDRGTQQVGPGAVEPQLVLQLVPEGQGTLQVLPGDLGTLQPVAGDVGMLQQVGAGDTGLLPPVPGAVELLLVPEGQGMLPPELRDLEPLPGSPDMQELLQSLEEGLEPGSGTVETLEAAELMPNMLETVDEGLGPGLAGERQGRGGSGQGGPSALASPRPAGSAALLDLRDPFLPQPEDVALPTVSSLFAAATDLPPLHIDTNDFQ, from the exons atGGCGCAGTGGCAGGAGGTGCAGAGTTTGGCCAACACCTACCTGGAGCAGGTCCACCAGCTGTACGCAGGGGCGGCGCTGCCCATGGCGGTGCGGCAGTGCCTGGCCGCCTGGATCGAGGACCAGAACTG GCGCCAGGCGGCCGAGCCGCTCTCTTCCCAAGCCCGGATGCTCTTCCACTCCTTGCTGGCGCTGCTGGGCGAGCGCCTgggcagcccggggctgggcgACGAGGACTTCATGCTGAAGCACAACCTGCGCAAGGCCCGCCGAGACCTCCAG GCCGAGTTCGAGGAGTGCCCAGAGAAGTTTGCCAACCTGGTGGCCaacctgctgcaggaggaacaGCGGATCCTGCGCCTGGGGCAGGCGGGGGAGCAG GGGGGGGCCGCCCGGGCACCCAACGCACCCCCGGAGAGCGACCGAGAGCAGCAGATCCAGCGGCGCCTGGCCGAGTTCCACGCAGCCCTGCAG GAGGCCGAACGCGCCTTCCGGCACCTGGAGGACCTGCAGGATGCCTTTGACTTCTGCTTCAAGGTGCACTACCTCCCAG GTGAGGGCAGGACCAGCGACCCCCAGTACGCCCAGCAGGTCCAAGCCCTCCAGGCCAAGCTGCAGATCCTGGACCGGCAGCGGCGG GAGGTGCTGGCTCAGATGCAGCAGCTTCTGGGGCGCAGCGAGACGCTGCGGGacttcctgctgcaggagctgggggccTGGCAGGAGCGGCAGCAGCGCGCCTGCCTGGGGGCCCCCGCTGACACCTGCCTGCGCCCGCTGGAGACCTG GTTCACGGAGCTGGGCCAGGggctcttccagctgctgcagctgctgcggGCGCTGGGGGACCTGCGGCAGAAGGTGACCTACGAGAGGGACCCGCTGAAGGCAGAGACCCCGCTCCTGGAGCGgcggctgcaggagctgctcaccttcctgctgcagag ggcctTCGTGGtggagcagcagcccagcatgCCCAACGCCTGCAAGCGCCCGCTGGTGCTGCGGACGGCCAGCAAGTTCTCAGCCCGCGCCCGCCTGCTCATCCGCCTCCACGACCGCAACCACCGCATGGAGGCCAAGATCCACATCGACAG ggacccccccaagaTAAAAGG GTTTCGCAAGTTCAACATCCTGACGTCGAGCAGCAAAACTCTCCTGGCAGGGGACAATCCCCAGGACGGGCTGGTCTGCGACTTCCAGTACCTC ACGCTGAAGGAGCAGAAGGACAGCAGGTCGGGCAAGGGCAGCAAAGGTGCCGGTGAg GGTCCCCTGGCCGTGACGGAGGAGCTGCACCTCATCACCTTCACGCTGGCGTACGCCTACTgcgggctgcagctggagctggag ACCTCCACGCTGCCTTTCGTCATCATCTCCAACAACAACCAGCTCTCCAGCGCCTGGGCCTCTATCCTCTGGTTCAACATGCTCAGCGACGACCCTAAG GACCAACAGTTCTTCTCCACGCCGCCCCCGGCACCCTGGCCCCGGCTGGCCGAGGTGCTGAGCTGGCAGTTCGTGAGCGTGGCCGAGCGGGCCCTGAGCAGGGAGCACCTCCTCATGCTGGCCGAGAAGCTCTTCG GCTCGAAGCCGTCTCCCGACAGCACCCTGGCCTGGCCCAAGTTCTCCAAG GACGGTGCCTCCGGCTTCTCCTTCTGGGCCTGGCTGGACGGGATTCTGGGGCTGCTCCAGGAGCACCTCAAGCAGCTCTGGAAGGACGG GCTCATCCTGGGCTTCGTGAGCCGGAAGCAAGagaagaagctgctgaaggggAAGCGGACAGGGACGTTCCTGATCCGGTTCAGCGAGAGCATCCTGGGGGGGGTCACCTGCACCTGGGTGGAGCACCCCGAGAGCG ggCCCCCCGCTTTCCGGGCGGTGGTTCCCTACACCACGGCCGAGCTGGCGTCCCTGGCGCTGCCCGACATCATCCGTGACTACCAGCTGCTGGTGGAGGAAAACATCCCTGAGAACCCCCTCCAGTTCCTGTACCCGGACACCCCCCGCGACGAGGCCTTCGGGCCCTACTACAGCCAGCGGCAGGAGG ggaacCTGACGGAGCAGAAGAAATACCTGAACCGGCGCCTCATCCGCGTGTCCTCCAG GCAGGCAAATGAGTTGTGGCAGACAGAAGAGGAGTTGGTGGCTACCACGGAAAACCTGGAGacgctgcagctgcagcccagtgGCCTGGGGACACAGCGGCCTGGTGGCATGGCACCGCTGCAGCCTGGGGGCTCAGGGACGCTGCAGGTCACCTCTGGGAacctggggatgctgcaggtGATGGCCGGGAGCCCGGGCACGCTGCAAGCCGGGAGCCCGGGGCCGCTGCAGCCCTCGAGCCCGGGgatgctgcagcctgggggctCGAGGACGCTGCAGCCAGGGCCCCAAGGCCTGGAGCCACCACAGCCGCTGCAGGTGGGATCGGGGGTCTcggggatgctgcagccagggATTGGGGACCTGGAACCgcagctggtgctgcagctggtCCCCGAGGGCCAGGGGACGCTGCaggtgggagcagggggggTGGGGACGCTGCAGGTGCTGCCcacgggggtgggggtgctgcAGCACGTGGGACCCGAGGACCGAGGGACACAGCAAGTGGGACCTGGGGCTGTGGAGCCgcagctggtgctgcagctggtCCCCGAGGGCCAGGGGACGCTGCAGGTGCTGCCTGGGGATCTGGGGACACTGCAGCCGGTGgccggggacgtggggatgctgcagcaagtgggagctggggacacggggctgctgccgccggTGCCGGGGgctgtggagctgctgctggtccCTGAGGGGCAGGGGATGCTGCCACCGGAGCTGAGGGACCTGGAGCCACTCCCTGGGAGCCCGGACATGCAGGAGCTCCTGCAGTCACtggaagaggggctggagccGGGCTCGGGGACGGTGGAGACACTGGAGGCGGCGGAGCTGATGCCCAACATGCTGGAGACCGTGGACGAGGGGCTGGGCCCCGGGCTGGCAGGTGAGCGTcagggccgggggggcagcgggcaAGGGGGTCCCTCGGCACTGGCCTCTCCCCGTCCCGCAGGCAGCGCCGCGCTCCTGGATCTCCGCGACCCGTTCCTGCCGCAGCCCGAGGACGTGGCCCTGCCCACCGTCAGCTCCCTCTTTGCCGCCGCCACCGACTTGCCCCCGCTCCACATCGATACCAATGACTTCCAGTGA
- the STAT2 gene encoding signal transducer and activator of transcription 2 isoform X2 translates to MAQWQEVQSLANTYLEQVHQLYAGAALPMAVRQCLAAWIEDQNWRQAAEPLSSQARMLFHSLLALLGERLGSPGLGDEDFMLKHNLRKARRDLQAEFEECPEKFANLVANLLQEEQRILRLGQAGEQGGAARAPNAPPESDREQQIQRRLAEFHAALQEAERAFRHLEDLQDAFDFCFKVHYLPGEGRTSDPQYAQQVQALQAKLQILDRQRREVLAQMQQLLGRSETLRDFLLQELGAWQERQQRACLGAPADTCLRPLETWFTELGQGLFQLLQLLRALGDLRQKVTYERDPLKAETPLLERRLQELLTFLLQRAFVVEQQPSMPNACKRPLVLRTASKFSARARLLIRLHDRNHRMEAKIHIDRDPPKIKGFRKFNILTSSSKTLLAGDNPQDGLVCDFQYLTLKEQKDSRSGKGSKGAGEGPLAVTEELHLITFTLAYAYCGLQLELETSTLPFVIISNNNQLSSAWASILWFNMLSDDPKDQQFFSTPPPAPWPRLAEVLSWQFVSVAERALSREHLLMLAEKLFGSKPSPDSTLAWPKFSKDGASGFSFWAWLDGILGLLQEHLKQLWKDGLILGFVSRKQEKKLLKGKRTGTFLIRFSESILGGVTCTWVEHPESGPPAFRAVVPYTTAELASLALPDIIRDYQLLVEENIPENPLQFLYPDTPRDEAFGPYYSQRQEGNLTEQKKYLNRRLIRVSSRQANELWQTEEELVATTENLETLQLQPSGLGTQRPGGMAPLQPGGSGTLQVTSGNLGMLQVMAGSPGTLQAGSPGPLQPSSPGMLQPGGSRTLQPGPQGLEPPQPLQVGSGVSGMLQPGIGDLEPQLVLQLVPEGQGTLQVGAGGVGTLQVLPTGVGVLQHVGPEDRGTQQVGPGAVEPQLVLQLVPEGQGTLQVLPGDLGTLQPVAGDVGMLQQVGAGDTGLLPPVPGAVELLLVPEGQGMLPPELRDLEPLPGSPDMQELLQSLEEGLEPGSGTVETLEAAELMPNMLETVDEGLGPGLAGSAALLDLRDPFLPQPEDVALPTVSSLFAAATDLPPLHIDTNDFQ, encoded by the exons atGGCGCAGTGGCAGGAGGTGCAGAGTTTGGCCAACACCTACCTGGAGCAGGTCCACCAGCTGTACGCAGGGGCGGCGCTGCCCATGGCGGTGCGGCAGTGCCTGGCCGCCTGGATCGAGGACCAGAACTG GCGCCAGGCGGCCGAGCCGCTCTCTTCCCAAGCCCGGATGCTCTTCCACTCCTTGCTGGCGCTGCTGGGCGAGCGCCTgggcagcccggggctgggcgACGAGGACTTCATGCTGAAGCACAACCTGCGCAAGGCCCGCCGAGACCTCCAG GCCGAGTTCGAGGAGTGCCCAGAGAAGTTTGCCAACCTGGTGGCCaacctgctgcaggaggaacaGCGGATCCTGCGCCTGGGGCAGGCGGGGGAGCAG GGGGGGGCCGCCCGGGCACCCAACGCACCCCCGGAGAGCGACCGAGAGCAGCAGATCCAGCGGCGCCTGGCCGAGTTCCACGCAGCCCTGCAG GAGGCCGAACGCGCCTTCCGGCACCTGGAGGACCTGCAGGATGCCTTTGACTTCTGCTTCAAGGTGCACTACCTCCCAG GTGAGGGCAGGACCAGCGACCCCCAGTACGCCCAGCAGGTCCAAGCCCTCCAGGCCAAGCTGCAGATCCTGGACCGGCAGCGGCGG GAGGTGCTGGCTCAGATGCAGCAGCTTCTGGGGCGCAGCGAGACGCTGCGGGacttcctgctgcaggagctgggggccTGGCAGGAGCGGCAGCAGCGCGCCTGCCTGGGGGCCCCCGCTGACACCTGCCTGCGCCCGCTGGAGACCTG GTTCACGGAGCTGGGCCAGGggctcttccagctgctgcagctgctgcggGCGCTGGGGGACCTGCGGCAGAAGGTGACCTACGAGAGGGACCCGCTGAAGGCAGAGACCCCGCTCCTGGAGCGgcggctgcaggagctgctcaccttcctgctgcagag ggcctTCGTGGtggagcagcagcccagcatgCCCAACGCCTGCAAGCGCCCGCTGGTGCTGCGGACGGCCAGCAAGTTCTCAGCCCGCGCCCGCCTGCTCATCCGCCTCCACGACCGCAACCACCGCATGGAGGCCAAGATCCACATCGACAG ggacccccccaagaTAAAAGG GTTTCGCAAGTTCAACATCCTGACGTCGAGCAGCAAAACTCTCCTGGCAGGGGACAATCCCCAGGACGGGCTGGTCTGCGACTTCCAGTACCTC ACGCTGAAGGAGCAGAAGGACAGCAGGTCGGGCAAGGGCAGCAAAGGTGCCGGTGAg GGTCCCCTGGCCGTGACGGAGGAGCTGCACCTCATCACCTTCACGCTGGCGTACGCCTACTgcgggctgcagctggagctggag ACCTCCACGCTGCCTTTCGTCATCATCTCCAACAACAACCAGCTCTCCAGCGCCTGGGCCTCTATCCTCTGGTTCAACATGCTCAGCGACGACCCTAAG GACCAACAGTTCTTCTCCACGCCGCCCCCGGCACCCTGGCCCCGGCTGGCCGAGGTGCTGAGCTGGCAGTTCGTGAGCGTGGCCGAGCGGGCCCTGAGCAGGGAGCACCTCCTCATGCTGGCCGAGAAGCTCTTCG GCTCGAAGCCGTCTCCCGACAGCACCCTGGCCTGGCCCAAGTTCTCCAAG GACGGTGCCTCCGGCTTCTCCTTCTGGGCCTGGCTGGACGGGATTCTGGGGCTGCTCCAGGAGCACCTCAAGCAGCTCTGGAAGGACGG GCTCATCCTGGGCTTCGTGAGCCGGAAGCAAGagaagaagctgctgaaggggAAGCGGACAGGGACGTTCCTGATCCGGTTCAGCGAGAGCATCCTGGGGGGGGTCACCTGCACCTGGGTGGAGCACCCCGAGAGCG ggCCCCCCGCTTTCCGGGCGGTGGTTCCCTACACCACGGCCGAGCTGGCGTCCCTGGCGCTGCCCGACATCATCCGTGACTACCAGCTGCTGGTGGAGGAAAACATCCCTGAGAACCCCCTCCAGTTCCTGTACCCGGACACCCCCCGCGACGAGGCCTTCGGGCCCTACTACAGCCAGCGGCAGGAGG ggaacCTGACGGAGCAGAAGAAATACCTGAACCGGCGCCTCATCCGCGTGTCCTCCAG GCAGGCAAATGAGTTGTGGCAGACAGAAGAGGAGTTGGTGGCTACCACGGAAAACCTGGAGacgctgcagctgcagcccagtgGCCTGGGGACACAGCGGCCTGGTGGCATGGCACCGCTGCAGCCTGGGGGCTCAGGGACGCTGCAGGTCACCTCTGGGAacctggggatgctgcaggtGATGGCCGGGAGCCCGGGCACGCTGCAAGCCGGGAGCCCGGGGCCGCTGCAGCCCTCGAGCCCGGGgatgctgcagcctgggggctCGAGGACGCTGCAGCCAGGGCCCCAAGGCCTGGAGCCACCACAGCCGCTGCAGGTGGGATCGGGGGTCTcggggatgctgcagccagggATTGGGGACCTGGAACCgcagctggtgctgcagctggtCCCCGAGGGCCAGGGGACGCTGCaggtgggagcagggggggTGGGGACGCTGCAGGTGCTGCCcacgggggtgggggtgctgcAGCACGTGGGACCCGAGGACCGAGGGACACAGCAAGTGGGACCTGGGGCTGTGGAGCCgcagctggtgctgcagctggtCCCCGAGGGCCAGGGGACGCTGCAGGTGCTGCCTGGGGATCTGGGGACACTGCAGCCGGTGgccggggacgtggggatgctgcagcaagtgggagctggggacacggggctgctgccgccggTGCCGGGGgctgtggagctgctgctggtccCTGAGGGGCAGGGGATGCTGCCACCGGAGCTGAGGGACCTGGAGCCACTCCCTGGGAGCCCGGACATGCAGGAGCTCCTGCAGTCACtggaagaggggctggagccGGGCTCGGGGACGGTGGAGACACTGGAGGCGGCGGAGCTGATGCCCAACATGCTGGAGACCGTGGACGAGGGGCTGGGCCCCGGGCTGGCAG GCAGCGCCGCGCTCCTGGATCTCCGCGACCCGTTCCTGCCGCAGCCCGAGGACGTGGCCCTGCCCACCGTCAGCTCCCTCTTTGCCGCCGCCACCGACTTGCCCCCGCTCCACATCGATACCAATGACTTCCAGTGA